In a single window of the Rhodamnia argentea isolate NSW1041297 chromosome 2, ASM2092103v1, whole genome shotgun sequence genome:
- the LOC115749018 gene encoding auxin-responsive protein SAUR50-like has product MALGKSSKLSQAAVVKKIVRRCSSFGRSKHACDQEGLPLDVPKGHFVVYVGERRSRHVVPIDFLTRPDFQSLLQQAEEQFGFHHETGLTIPCGEEEFVSLCFGHREEFRSPKQSLR; this is encoded by the coding sequence atggcTCTCGGGAAATCCAGCAAGCTTTCTCAAGCGGCGGTGGTCAAGAAGATCGTGAGGAGGTGTTCCAGCTTCGGCAGGAGCAAGCACGCCTGCGATCAAGAGGGCCTTCCTCTGGACGTGCCCAAAGGCCACTTCGTCGTGTACGTCGGGGAGCGCAGGAGCCGGCACGTCGTCCCCATCGATTTCTTGACCAGGCCAGACTTCCAGAGCCTGCTCCAGCAAGCCGAGGAGCAGTTCGGGTTCCACCACGAGACGGGCTTGACGATACCGTGTGGTGAGGAGGAATTCGTGTCTCTCTGCTTCGGTCACAGAGAAGAGTTCCGGTCTCCGAAACAGAGTCTCagatag